AGGTGAGGTGCCTGCGGTAGTCGGGGTGCGTGATCAGCACGGGGGGCTCGGTCACGGTCGCCGCCCACCCCGGCCGCCCGCGCGGCGCAGTCGGGCCATCGCCGCCTCGATCCCATCGGGGGCGCCAAACACCGCCGTCCCGCAGACGAGCACGGAGGCCCCGGCCTCCAACGCCGCCGGGGCGGTCTCGGCCGTGATCCCGCCGTCCACGGCGATCTCGAAGTCGAGCCCGCGCGCCCGCCGTCCCTCGGCGAGGTCGCGGATCTTCGCCACCATCTCGGGGATGAACGGCTGCCCGCCGCTGCCGGGCTCGACGGTCATGACCAGCACCGCGGCCACTTCCGGCAGGACCCACTCCACGGCGTCGAGCGGGGTGGCGGGATTGAGGGCCACCGCCGGCAGCACGCCGGACGCGCGGATCTGGCGGAGCGTCTGGTAGAGGTGCACGGCGGCCTCGACGTGCACGGCGATCGAGGCCGCCCCCGCCTCCGCAAACGCCTGCACCTGGCGCTCGGGCTCGACCACCATCAAGTGCACGTCGAGCGGCAGCGCGGTGGCGCGCCGGATGCTGCGGGTGACGCCCGGGCCCATCGTGATCTCGGGAACGAACCGGCCGTCCATTACGTCGATGTGAATCCGGTCCGCGCCGGCGCGTTCGACGGCGCGCACCTGCTCGGCCAGCCGGCCGAAATCCGCCGCCAGAATCGACGGGGCGATCACCACCTCGCCGGGGCCTCGCGGGGTCAGGGCCGGATCTCCTGGATGAGTCGATTGTCGATGTAGACCTGCACGATCGTGAAGCCGGAGCCGCTCACCACCGTGTTGATCGTGTCCCCCGGGGCGTGCACCTTCTCGTACACCGTGCGCACGCCCTGCCCGTCGATCACCATGATCCGCACCCGCTGCTGCGCCGCGCCCCCGGGCACGATCAAGGTGACCCGCGCCTGCTTCTTGTTTGGATCGCCGGGCGTCGCCGGGGCGATCGGGGTGCCGGTGACGATCGGCTGCGGCGGCGGGCTGCCGGGCCCGGGAGCGGCGGCGACCGCCACGACGACCGCATCCCCGTGCCGGATCTGGGTCCCGGCGCGCGGGGTCATCGTCACGACCTGCCCGGGCGGCACATCGCCGCGTTGCACCTGGGTGACCTGCCGCAGCGTCACGCCCAGGTCCGCCAGCAGCCGGCGGGCGTCGTCCAAGGACCGCCCGACCAGGTCCGGCAGGACCAGGGTCTCGGGCCCCTTGTTCACCCGCAGGTAGACGGACGTGCCCCGCTCCAGCGAGGCGCCGGGTGCCGGATCTTGAGAGATCACGACCCCGGGCGGCAGGGTGTCATCATACGCGTCGCGCACCTCGCCCACGGCAAGGCGGGCCTGTTCGATCGCGAACCGGGCATCGGTCAGCGACCGACGGCGGATGTCCGGGACGGTGACCATCTGCGGTCCCAGGCTGGTGGTGACGCCGATCGTCCGGTCCACCTTCACCATTTTCCCCGGCGGCTGGTCCTGGCCGAGCACGAACCCAGTGGGCACGGTGCGGCTGTAGCTTTGCTGGATCACCTGGACCCCCAGCCGGTCCTTCCGCGCCTGGCTCTGCGCGTCGCCGAGGCTCCGGCCCCTCAGATCGGGGACGGTCACCTCCGGCACGTTCAGGTACGCGTTCAAAGCCTGCAGGCCGTACGAGCCCCCGATGAAGAGGGCGAGGAGCGCCACGGCGACGCCGAGGAGAGGAGCGAGGAGTGGGGAGATCCGCACGGCCCGGCCGTCCCCGCCGCGCCCCGCCTTCCCCGCGATGATCATCGTCTCCTCGACATCGGGGGTCGGCTCCTCGCGCCACACCGCGGTCTCTCCCATCAGGTCGCCGCGCATCTGGTCGGCCGATCGATACCGATCCTGGGGATTCTTGGCCAGGGCCTTCAGGATGATCCGCTCGACCTCTCGGCTGAGCGGGACGCCGTCGTCGCGGCGGGGGGTGGGGGGAAACTCGTGCACGTGCTTGAGCGCGATGGTGATCGGGCTGTCGCCGTCGAACGGCAGGTGACCCGTCACCACCTCGTACAGCACCACGCCGAGGGAGTAGAGATCGGCGCTGCTTCCCACCGCCAGCCCCCGAGCCTGCTCGGGCGAGAGGTATTGGACGGAGCCCAGGACCGTCCCCGTTTCCGTGATGTCCGATGAGGCCAGGGCGCGGGCGATGCCGAAATCCGTCACCTTCACCCGGCCGTCGCGGTTGAGAAGGATGTTCTGAGGTTTGACGTCGCGGTGGACGATGCCGACCCCGTGCGCAAACGCCAGGGCCTCACAGACCTGCACCCCGATCTCGCGGGCGCGCGCCTCGGTGAGGGCGCCGACCCGCCGGAGCAGGGTCTTGAGGTCCTCGCCCTCGACGAACTCCATCACGATGAAATGGACGTGGCCGTCCCGACCGTAATCGTAGACCTGGACCATGTGCGGATGCGACAGGCGGGCGACGGCCTGGGCCTCGCGCTCGAACCGGGCGACGAATTCCGTGTCGTGCGCGTACTGCTCACGCAGCACTTTGATCGCCACCTGCCGGTCGTCGGACAGCCGCCGGCCGAGGTAGACCAGGGCCATCCCGCCCTCGCTGAGCGGGCCCGTGACCGCGTACCGACCGTCGAGGATCCGGCCGATCATGGCCGGCGCGTGAGCAGGTCGTGCAGCATGCCCTCCGCCTCCTCTGCGCTCGCCGCCGGAATCCCTCGGATCAGGCGGCCCCGATCGGCGGGTCCGAGCCGGGCGACCGGGATCTCGGTCACCTTGACGACGCCCGAGAGCGGCACGCCGAGGACGCGCGCCGGTACCCCGCGCATCACGACCACCGTTCCGCCGCGGATCCCGAGGAAGTACGCATGCTCCAGTCGATACGCGCCGACACCCGCGGCAAGCAGCCCGGCGAGCACCAGCGGGCGCAGGATGCGGGCGGCGCGGCCGATCCACCGCGGCGCCAGGCGGATCACGACCGCGGAGGCATTGTCGAATCCTCCCCGGGCGTTCGCCAACCCCACCAGGACGCTGCTGGCTTCGTCGGCGTGCGGCCCCGCGTGCACCACCGCGCCGATCTCCTCCGGACGCACGGCGGTATGGAGGCCGTCGGTCGCCAGCACCAGCACATCGCCCGCCCGGAGCGGCTCGACCCGCACGTCGATCTCGACCCGCTCGGCGCTCCCGAGCGCCCGCGTCAGCACGTGCCGGTGGGTGTGCGTCTCGACCTCGGCCGGAGCGACCTCGCCGCGGCGGGCGAGCTCGGAGGCGAGGGAGTGATCGATGGTGAGCTGTCGCACCTCATGCGCGCGAAGCAGATAGGCGCGGCTGTCACCGACGTGAGCCACGATTCCCGCGTTCCCATCGATCACCAGCGCCGTGCAGGTCGTGGCCATGCCGGTGAGGCCCTCGGATTCGGCCCGGGCCCGGATGAGCTCGTTGGCGCGCCGAAACGCGTAGGACAGCGCGTCCTGCGCCGGCACGCCTCGGGCCAGCCGCGCCGGCACCTCCGCGGCCAGGGTGTCCACGGCGAGGGTGCTGGCGAGGTCCCCCCCCACGTGCCCGCCGAGCCCGTCGGCGACCGCGAACAGCGCCCTCCCCCCGCCGGTGTCCTCGAGCCGGAGGACGCGGTCCTCGTTGACCTCCCGCACCCGGCCGGTGTCGCTCCGCGCCCCGGCGCGGGCGGCCAGCCCGCCGATCGGCGTCATGGGGCGGCGAGGTATTCGAGCACCACGGGACCGATCCCGATCCGATCGCCGCGGCGGAGCAACGCGCGCGCGCCGCGCAGCCGGAGCGCGTTGACCAGGGTACCGTTGGTGCTTCCAAGATCGATGATCACCACGCCGCGGGGGCCGATCTCGATGCGCGCGTGGGCCCGGCTGACGCTCGGGCTGTTCAACACGATCGCCTGATCCGGCCGCCGTCCGATCGTCATCACGGGGGCGTCGAGCGGGTACTCGCGGCCGGTCGCTCCGGCCAGACCCGAGACCACCCGCAGCCGCGGGGCGCCGCCGCGAGGGCGATAGATGCGCGTCTCGCTCCCGGGGAACTCGGCGGGGGGCAAGGTCACGACGCGCCCCCGGGACCGGCGGCGGAGACGCCCGCGGTCGAAGCCGGCGTCCAGCGCGACGGCCGCCCCGCGC
This genomic stretch from bacterium harbors:
- the rpe gene encoding ribulose-phosphate 3-epimerase — protein: MVIAPSILAADFGRLAEQVRAVERAGADRIHIDVMDGRFVPEITMGPGVTRSIRRATALPLDVHLMVVEPERQVQAFAEAGAASIAVHVEAAVHLYQTLRQIRASGVLPAVALNPATPLDAVEWVLPEVAAVLVMTVEPGSGGQPFIPEMVAKIRDLAEGRRARGLDFEIAVDGGITAETAPAALEAGASVLVCGTAVFGAPDGIEAAMARLRRAGGRGGRRP
- a CDS encoding FHA domain-containing protein; the protein is MTLPPAEFPGSETRIYRPRGGAPRLRVVSGLAGATGREYPLDAPVMTIGRRPDQAIVLNSPSVSRAHARIEIGPRGVVIIDLGSTNGTLVNALRLRGARALLRRGDRIGIGPVVLEYLAAP
- a CDS encoding PASTA domain-containing protein, translating into MIGRILDGRYAVTGPLSEGGMALVYLGRRLSDDRQVAIKVLREQYAHDTEFVARFEREAQAVARLSHPHMVQVYDYGRDGHVHFIVMEFVEGEDLKTLLRRVGALTEARAREIGVQVCEALAFAHGVGIVHRDVKPQNILLNRDGRVKVTDFGIARALASSDITETGTVLGSVQYLSPEQARGLAVGSSADLYSLGVVLYEVVTGHLPFDGDSPITIALKHVHEFPPTPRRDDGVPLSREVERIILKALAKNPQDRYRSADQMRGDLMGETAVWREEPTPDVEETMIIAGKAGRGGDGRAVRISPLLAPLLGVAVALLALFIGGSYGLQALNAYLNVPEVTVPDLRGRSLGDAQSQARKDRLGVQVIQQSYSRTVPTGFVLGQDQPPGKMVKVDRTIGVTTSLGPQMVTVPDIRRRSLTDARFAIEQARLAVGEVRDAYDDTLPPGVVISQDPAPGASLERGTSVYLRVNKGPETLVLPDLVGRSLDDARRLLADLGVTLRQVTQVQRGDVPPGQVVTMTPRAGTQIRHGDAVVVAVAAAPGPGSPPPQPIVTGTPIAPATPGDPNKKQARVTLIVPGGAAQQRVRIMVIDGQGVRTVYEKVHAPGDTINTVVSGSGFTIVQVYIDNRLIQEIRP
- a CDS encoding protein phosphatase 2C domain-containing protein, with translation MTPIGGLAARAGARSDTGRVREVNEDRVLRLEDTGGGRALFAVADGLGGHVGGDLASTLAVDTLAAEVPARLARGVPAQDALSYAFRRANELIRARAESEGLTGMATTCTALVIDGNAGIVAHVGDSRAYLLRAHEVRQLTIDHSLASELARRGEVAPAEVETHTHRHVLTRALGSAERVEIDVRVEPLRAGDVLVLATDGLHTAVRPEEIGAVVHAGPHADEASSVLVGLANARGGFDNASAVVIRLAPRWIGRAARILRPLVLAGLLAAGVGAYRLEHAYFLGIRGGTVVVMRGVPARVLGVPLSGVVKVTEIPVARLGPADRGRLIRGIPAASAEEAEGMLHDLLTRRP